The Diorhabda carinulata isolate Delta chromosome 12, icDioCari1.1, whole genome shotgun sequence DNA window atcatccagtggatttgcttcaacatttctggagtcgtcacctcatttgatcgaccactgcgatgccgGTCTTcacaggtcgtacggcctcgtttataATCTACAACCCAATagtttactgtttataacgaaggAGCAGCCTCTGGACtaatacttttcaaataaatggcCGTCaatcaaatactaaacaacgtggcttCTTccaacttgaaacatatgttgtatagattgtgtaattAATGATACAGCGATTTTTTcaaagcaactaccgccatctctaggtcaggtcagATATTTCTGTGACCATCCTCGAACATCATGAACACTGAAGATACTTAAAACAATATACAGAGGAATTCGAGCATTTGGATATGAATATCGTGTATTGAGAGACcgataaaaagtaaaattgaagCGACAGTaacgaaatatttcaaaagaatgacaaaaaaagataaattaaaaaacatacatataaGAAAAGACCTAAACGTACAACCTacgtacgatttccgtggcgcctgGATGTGActatgccattttgtaaatcgattCAAAATAACTCGGAAAtaaggaataaaatttttcgatatctcgcttcgttttcgagatatcgatacttgaagttggagagatttatttttatttaatatttgtttatatcaacctaacctaaccttctcgtggtgcactttgagcgcaaaaagttcaaaaaacgTGAATTTTTTAAAGCCAGAAATATTTCTTCGggtgaggattattttagttttattttattactattttgcCACAACGGGGGCTTCGCTCCTCGAACCTCCAGAGGCTCTGCCCCTGGACCTTGAATTCTGGTCTGGTAAAAAGCCACAGGCCGCGAAGAACGGGTGAGTTTGAAGATTGGGGGCAGATAAATTCGGAGCGGGTAGATTTGGAAcggttttctatttttcattcgtttgattttgtcgttaaaaatagcaaaaagtTTTTAcgtattgaacgccatctgttcaataaagcaaattttgaactaacgtttgattataactttaaatatcgatatctcgaaaacgaagcgagatatcaaaaaatttcattcccCATTTTCGATTTAATTCGGCCGCATTAAGCCGAATCTAAGCCGAAGACAATACAATAGTGGGGATACTTATAAGGGATGAAGGAACAAGGTTCTGTTATTAGAATATGGAAATcggaaattgaagaaaacaaaGAGAGAGGTAGAAAAATAATCGTGAGACAGATAATGTTCTAAGAAGTGCTAAGAAAGATTAATGAATCTGCTTCAACAAATCTTCTTTAACTTAACCTGCTGTAGCTATAGTCGTAGAAGAAACTAATCAAGAGGGCAAATTACAATATAAGTGAGGACAAATTTTACAAGAGAAGGAATTTCAAGTTAAGAACGTAAAACACGTTTTGCGTATTTTCACCAATAGAAACACCccttaaaaaattctatatatagAAAAGTTCCTAATTACACTCCTGTATTTATAAGGTTCCACccttcaatttgaaaaatatattcatggCGTTTTGGTAGTTTTTACgaaactataaattattttttaccttGAATATCAGGAATGCAGTGTTAAAACGAAATACGGTTTCCCGAACTAACACCTCTGACGTAATCCCTAGACACAGATGTCATCTTCAATGCTCACGGCTATTTACTGGcatttcgtaaatattttaaagttcATGTGTAACTATAATTATCCGATAAAcaataatacgtttttttttggGTTGAACCCAGGTAGAGTGGGGactttacatgaaaaaaaaaatataaatatctccATTTCTATTCGGTACGATATAGTTGAAAATTCATCACAATTACAACAAAATGAAACTGGTAGGTGATTTGCTTCACATGAATTTTTCCAATAagttattgataaatgaataaattgttgatattgctgaaatttatgtttttgttttttaattctcACTGTTTAGAGACTTAAGgctgaataataaatatttaatcgttaataaaatatttaaaacccatataaaacattattatatttttataacttgataataatactttatttttactTCCAGGTGATATTTGCATCTGTAATTCTTGCGGTGAGCTGCGCCCCCCCTGCAGCaaaggaaataaataaagaagTAATACCAATAGTGAGGTTAGAAAATGAAGGTGTGAATTCTGATGGATCTTATAGCTGGAAGTGAGTGAAAAACTTCATACGTAGTGAATTCGGATGACAGATATAGTTTTAGTAAACccatttcacgttttttttaaaaacaaacagtGATTTGTAGATATGCAATATCAGAAGTGATTTCTGCCTTATAcaacaaactttatttgttGTAATTCCAACGAAAATCATTTGTAAATCAACTTGATActtgaattgaattaattttatattcttatttatctGGAACTCATTTTGCGTGTATAAAACATTAACGGATACTTAAAATTCCTCTGGCTCTTCATAAAACCTCAAGTTCggatatttttttagtaaagaATTGAAGAGGGGGAggttaattgtaaataataaacatttattcacaAAACAGTATCACTAAAtcctataattaaaaatttaaatgactTTAATATACATAATCGTCGAAGTAGATAGTTCCAAGAGGGTGACATGTTCGATTGTAAGAGGTATGGAAAGTTGCCTAATCAATAGGGCCGATTATTACGTAGAAACATGTGTTTTTGTCTCTTTTTTGGATTATTCCAATCATCAATATATTCACCTTTTTTTAGCACAATTGTTTGTTCACGTAAAGTCAATTTTTACAGtgatatgtttatttaataatcattttatatgaattttagTTTTGAGACCGGAAATAATATAGCAGCTCATGAAGAAGGTACTGTTAAAAAGGGAGAGAAACCCGATGAAGCCGAATTAGAAGTTGTCGGAGGTTACGAATATACTAACGAAGACGGCACCAAAGTCCAAATTAGCTATATCGCTAATAAAGATGGTTTCCAACCCCAAGGAGATGTTCTCCCAACTCCTCCACCAATTCCACCAGCAATTGCAAGGCTCTTGGAATATATTAAAGCTCATCCTTCAGAAGAAGATCAAAAACAGTGAaagaatatttgatttcaaattagaTATACGGCAGTTTTTGTATatacaatgtaaataaaaaatattttttatttttgttgttttttactTCAGTAGTTTAacgagaaaatgagatttttttagTGTTTAAAAACACGCAAAGCGGTAATTTTATAGTACTGAAGTCAATTCATTTTTCGGTTCTGGTAATTCCAAAAATCATTcgatttaaatgattttttttcttcgttttcacGACAGatttacaaaacaaattacGGAAATTCAAGGTTTTCAACGTTCATTTGAATCAACAAATTCACGTATAATTTAAAAGTGATTaattgaagttttaatttttttccttaaaccatacaaaaaatccaacaaattgaaaaaatgcatGAGAGTAGGTGTTGGGAAGGACGTTAAGTTAGGTGgagtttaggttaggttcagAAAGGAACATATGGAGCCACCGAATCATTCCTATTATCGAAGTCTGGGTGAACTGGAAACAAGAGGAAACTGAACTACTTCTTAACCCAAGCACTCACAGCCCATGGATGCTTTTCCAGGTACCTTTATACCAGGCGGTGATCAGACACTCCTAAATGCATCTAGCAGTGAGAAAGACGATGCCTAGCATACTGCTGTAAATGGGAAGAAGTGAAAAACTTGTATATCCGGAGAAGTGgacgaaatttcaatattgccAACGTGATGGAATAATGCTCATTATAAATTAAAGAGAAAGAGTCTTTGCAATGGTATCCGCTCTTGCTCCATTGCACAGTGAGGGTGCCCAGGGAGAGTTTTGGTCGGTAAGAGGCCGACACTACCCGACAAGGACGCTGGGTGTTTATGAGGGTTTCCTCCCTTTCAGGAAAAATGTCAGGCTtggaataagtttttttttacaaaagatATAAGAACTTTGCAAAAGCTATGATCGATAATGTCCAAAGAAGAGAAATGCGTTTATGATAATccatttttcagaaatttaccTCTAAATTTCAAGtctgttgaaaaaatccagTAACACGGAATTCGCTTTTTGTAAGAgtaattttgagattaggaaaaaattacaagaaaccttttttgtgggaaattttttaaactacGTTTTTGATCtcttcacttttttcaaaattaggcatagattccgagttatttgcaaaatttggaattttgaaaatttaaatagaaatatatcgCTTAACGGCCAAAATTTTGACGTTAATTTTTACTGTATCTATAAACCACCTTCAGAACTACCCGAATCCAGAAAATCAGCGACATAACCAATTTACGTGAGTTTTGGCTTTAATTGAGCTGTACTTGAACTTaatgaaaaatacgaaatttcaGGTTAGAAATACCAGCTGTGGATTGAATGCGAACATcctccaaaatatttatttctaaagtCGAATTTATTGAATGTAAAAGCAAGTAAAATCGGctttaataaaacatttatgcACGCGTCAGTGACAAGTTTCAACAAGCTCTACACAAAGTGCCAACTAGCTGCTtatatccattttattatagtggACGACCACACAgtcaaattattttgagaaatgtCTCTAATAGAGTGAAAATTGTTGACTGAAAAAAGGATTAACACCAACCCAAATATTTAGAAGATGACCTACTTGTGGAGGTGACTACTTAATAAAACATTGAAGTGACTGGCGCctgacattaaaaaaaattgcggCACGCACCGGCATTTCCAAAACAAGCATTTCAAAAGTcttaaaatatgacaaaaatggTGACTCTTATTCTCAAAAGCAACGTCGAGTAGAATGTTGTGAGCGATTTTTGGATATTTACCACGAGGACCAAAAAAGTGTGATCCGATAAAATcaaaggtcacgaaaagcaccaaaaaagtgatggttacaatattttgggactaCAAGGACTTCAAGGAATCAAGTTCGAAGAAGTTGCGTCATAAAATTGTTAACAAATCAGTCGAGGTGACAATTATCCAGTATACATTGCACATCCAACGTATAGCCATGATCTGGCCCTGTCCGTCTACGAACATTTTAATTCCGAAGATGAatcttaattaaaatatttataagtttcATTTTCGCTCATTTTAAGTTAATAAAATAGATAATGAAGTCGTTGTTTATTATGTCAAAgtattaataattgttttttgagtaatcaaaatatgtttgttaACCACTGACACTgacatgaaattaaaattatttttataaatccacGCCTCTGTTGTATacatataaattcatatttgatATAATCAACGTTGTTTATATTATGATTCAATACTAAACAGTCAAAATTAGTCTTGAAGACGATAAAATGAACACTTAGGaaagaatgaaattaaattagaGTAAACTGTATGGAATGGACAACTAAGAAAGGCAGTTGGCCATATCTCAGGGACGGACTATATTATTACAGCTTCAGGGAAAAAGATTATAACAAAAGTAACCACgagaaatacattgaaattatttttagtacgTTTCATCCACTATTAGAGggagtatttgaaaatataaaattaataaagcaaaatttattaaaatttaaccaATTAATTTGGACTGgcttagtctatctcttcaaataagagttGGAGcattgttatgaaaaatgtcccaagtccggttctgcttaacCGATTTTTATAAGCTAGTATTCTTTCAAATTCAGCAAtacgaaatatataaattctaagcaatttaaATAGCAATAATTTTTCGAGTTTCAATGATTTTAAAGAATGagtaatatttcttatataattcTTATTGAGTGCTTACTGATTTCAATGtacaaaaaagttcaaaaattacaaaactcGACATGTAAATTGCGCTAATAATAGATAGGTAAACGTCTATAAGCCCATATATAAAATCCGTTACTCCCAAACTCTCTGGAATCTTTAAATTAAGACAGCGTACAGTTAAACCCCTCAATATTCAATccatttttactaaaataaaagataaaaaacccATCAAAACATAGTATATGAAATTCCTTGTtcaaattgtgacaaaaagtacattggtcagtctAAGAAGTCACTCACTAATCGGATAACCTCTCATAAAAgtgatagcagattatatccttagagatgtattaatataaaaactgatttgaatatgaaaaCCAACTTCACTCATAACTACCTAACCtattacctaacctaacctaacctataaaaattcaatgtgATTCTTAAACTAACCAATCACTATTCAAAATCATTCACAACCATCTAACTTTTTGCTAACctaaaaaattcaacgtcattcataatctaactaATGAAAACTAATAACGATTTGGATTACTTTCTGAACGTTTAAATAATGATCGGGTTGACCTAATCATAATTTCCGTAATGCCctaattataattcaatatctTACGCATCGGTAACACCACAAAACAAAACCAACAAGAAGGTCTGAATTTCAGTAAGAAAAATTTAGTTCTATCACTTACCTATTGTGGCgctaatgtaataaaaatgtgccattactgtcaatgtcaattgtcaagataaataataatttgtttgaatttccCGAACGCTCTCTTGATCTGTGTTGTAAACgggaaaaaatttgtaaaatatcaaatgttcaatatcaaattatcgcatttgtgaaaataattttctggaaagtgattttacaaatttcaatagaaaacatttgaaGTATGAAGCTATCCTATACCCTATCTGCCTTAATTGTCTACTTccatttatgaatttttttttggtttagttgaaaatgtttgtgattattattttgtaaataaacgtgacccaattgttatttattatgaattgagGAAACTGCGAAACCGGAACTGGATTGAAATTAATATAGTAGATATTCTGtgttgtaaatttgaaaaaaccgcgaaaatagattagttctgCAAAGTACCATCGAGGGCACTGGTAtcgaaaatccgccatgttgtttccaTGGAATAACAAGTTTTCATTACTActtagggtatgttctgtgtGCGAAAAGACGAAAAGAATTAAGCTTCAGTgtaacaaatttgaatttaatgatATTATAGAAGATAATTGATAGGCGATCCTCTCAAATCCAGGCCATTGTCAGGTTTCATTAGACTTTACAATGTTTGTATAACCCAAAGAAAAAGTCTCTATAGTTTGTTGTCTATTTTATTGCAAATAAGCTAAttgttatgtaaataaatatctcATTGAATGTAATTTGTGACACTGtctggatgtaaattgacgccAGCGGCTGTATTATGAGAATCTGTTGATGAATTATCATAACCTCACATTCTAACtttgtaattattcatattttattgaatattattatgagAACGTACCATTTACCAGATTTTTAATACTTGTACCTACATACAAAGATTTAAGTGAGGATGACAATGATGAAAACTTTCGACATAAGCAAATAAGATCAAtataatctttataaaaatgaagagGGGTGTGGTGTCGATTATAAATACTAAGACACTTGCTGAAAACAGCACAGTTTGAGCTTACCTTAACCATACTTTTCAAACACAATGAAATTGGTaggtttttttgatataatcaaGTGGAGAAGTGTTAACAAGTGAATTTTTTAGTGTCGAGAAATGTGTAATTTcattgttatagtttttttttggtgaatattcataattttactaTCGAAATCAACACAAATCTgagtcaatttaatttattttcatatattttcaatatttgaatctTGCAGGTATATAATCTTAtattctttttatcaaaatttcataatttcatcaatttcaagaaatattaacaatcttttttatattcatcaCTTATTTCGTTATTTCTGCTTTCTAAACAAACACAAGGTCAAGAAGCTTCTTAAAATTCATCAAGCAATCATTGTTGGCTTCAAACAAGCTGCGTTTCAgtgattttttcccaaaaataggtccttaatatgttttttttttcactttatctTTTAATGTAGATGATTAAACATTATTCTACATACGTAAATTCGTCGTTATCTTCCGCCAAACATCTTGCTGCTTGACTTGTATCTCTCAGATACTTTATTAATGTGCTTGCTAGTATTTGAACTGCTACAAATGTTAGAGCCCAAAAAACTACGAGTTTGTTCAAGTTAtatatcctaacctaacctaacctaacctaacctaacctaatctaa harbors:
- the LOC130899939 gene encoding endocuticle structural glycoprotein ABD-4-like; this translates as MKLVIFASVILAVSCAPPAAKEINKEVIPIVRLENEGVNSDGSYSWNFETGNNIAAHEEGTVKKGEKPDEAELEVVGGYEYTNEDGTKVQISYIANKDGFQPQGDVLPTPPPIPPAIARLLEYIKAHPSEEDQKQ